The Rouxiella sp. WC2420 region TCTTGTTCTCACCACCAGCCACAGCAAAGCGTGCAATAAACCAGCACATTGCTGAACTACTGGGCATTCGACGTTATTGCGGGAAATATTCCTTGACCCAAAATGGTTGTCTCCCTATAGTAGCGCCCCGTTGCACTGCTAAGCGGCGTAACGATACGGTGAGGTGTCTGAGTGGCTGAAGGAGCACGCCTGGAAAGTGTGTATACGCGAAAGTGTATCGAGGGTTCGAACCCCTCTCTCACCGCCATATTATTGCGAAAGGCCCTGATGAAAATCAGGGCCTTTTTGTTTGCTGGTGATCTACGCCAAAGTGCTTTGCCTTATGCCAACAGACATTAAAAAGGCGACCCAAAGGCCGCCTCTCGTCTGCAAAATTCAATTTATGGATTTCAACAAAGTTACTTACTGGTATCGAGCGCCGGGAAGCTTTTCACCAAATCATCAATGGCTTTCATCTGTACCAGGAACGGCTCCAGCTTGTCCAGCGGCAGCGCAGAAGGGCCATCACACTTGGCGTGCGCAGGGTCTTCGTGAGCCTCGATAAACAGGCCTGCTATGCCCACAGCCATGCCAGCGCGAGCCAGCTCGGCAACCTGCGCGCGACGTCCGCCAGAGGCCGCACCAAACGGGTCACGGGTCTGTAGCGCGTGGGTCACGTCGAAGATCACCGGATGACCGCCGGTGGCGTTAATCATCACGTTCATGCCTAACATATCAACGACCAGATTGTCATAGCCAAAGTTACTGCCGCGATCGCACAGAATAACCTGATCGTTGCCGCCTTCTTTGAATTTATCAACGATGTTACCCATTTGACCCGGGCTAACGAACTGTGGCTTCTTAACATTAATCACGGCGCCGGTCTTGGCCATGGCTTCAACCAGGTCGGTCTGGCGTGCCAGGAACGCAGGCAACTGAATCACGTCAACCACGTCGGCAACGGGCTGTGCCTGCCAGCTTTCGTGAACGTCAGTAATGATTTTCACACCGAAAGCCGCTTTCAGATCCTGAAAAATC contains the following coding sequences:
- the kdsA gene encoding 3-deoxy-8-phosphooctulonate synthase; translation: MKHKVVSIKDINVANDLPFVLFGGMNVLESRDMAMRVCEHYVKVTDKLGIPYVFKASFDKANRSSIHSYRGPGLDEGMKIFQDLKAAFGVKIITDVHESWQAQPVADVVDVIQLPAFLARQTDLVEAMAKTGAVINVKKPQFVSPGQMGNIVDKFKEGGNDQVILCDRGSNFGYDNLVVDMLGMNVMINATGGHPVIFDVTHALQTRDPFGAASGGRRAQVAELARAGMAVGIAGLFIEAHEDPAHAKCDGPSALPLDKLEPFLVQMKAIDDLVKSFPALDTSK